From a region of the Streptomyces sp. B21-083 genome:
- a CDS encoding ArnT family glycosyltransferase, which produces MTTHFDQTTYSDPGGASPSSPPSPHSTAVQQTVVTDTDRPELASGEPNQPFVRRLWRGRPEDHRWVRPAFLATLLVIGALYTWNLTASGYANSFYSAAVQAGSQSWKAFFFGSLDASNAITVDKPPASLWPMSLSVRLFGLNSFAILFPQVLMAVATAGVLYASVRRRFDATAGLLTMAAFAMTPVAALMFRFNNPDALLALLMATAVYCTQRAMEKAQTKWLLWAGTAIGFAFLVKTLQAFLILPVLALVYVIFAPTSVRRRIGQILAAGLAMIVAGGWWVAIVELWPASSRPYIGGSQNNSFLELTFGYNGLGRINGDETGSVGGGGGGGGGTGMWGETGWNRMFSSTSGGQISWLIPAALILLVAAIWAGRKANRTDTARAGLLLWGGSLLITMVIFSYMQGIFHDYYTVALAPYIAPLVGMGAALLWRERDKMWASLSLAGAMTATAVWGYVLLNRSSDYLPWLKWLVLVGGLTAALGLIFVNRLGRQLALVVVGLSFVTALAGPTAYSLTTLNEGHTGSIVTAGPSVQGGRGGMGGGPGGGGGGLGGQRGQQNGTGNTRGGGMGQPPTGGFPGGGNNSTQGNGNSQSQGNQQGGMPGGGATGEGGGMGGGGGVGGLLNGASVSSAAKTLLEKNASDYTWAAAAIGAQNAASYQLSTGDPVMAIGGFNGTDPSPTLAEFKKYVADGKIHYFISSGSGGGGMGGSSSTTSTSSQISSWIESNFKKVTVGSATFYDLTQPTSSS; this is translated from the coding sequence ATGACCACTCACTTCGATCAGACGACCTATTCGGATCCGGGGGGTGCGAGCCCTTCATCGCCGCCGTCGCCGCACTCAACCGCCGTGCAGCAGACGGTGGTTACCGACACGGACAGGCCCGAGCTCGCCTCCGGTGAGCCCAATCAGCCCTTCGTACGCAGACTGTGGCGCGGTCGGCCCGAGGACCATCGCTGGGTACGGCCCGCGTTCCTCGCCACGCTGCTGGTGATCGGCGCCCTGTACACCTGGAACCTGACCGCCTCGGGATACGCCAACTCCTTCTACTCGGCGGCGGTTCAGGCGGGCAGCCAGTCCTGGAAGGCCTTCTTCTTCGGCTCCCTCGACGCCTCCAACGCCATCACCGTCGACAAGCCCCCGGCCTCCCTCTGGCCGATGTCGCTGTCGGTCAGGCTCTTCGGCCTCAACTCCTTCGCGATCCTGTTCCCGCAGGTCCTGATGGCCGTCGCTACGGCAGGTGTGCTGTACGCGTCCGTGCGGCGCCGATTCGACGCCACGGCCGGGCTGCTCACGATGGCGGCCTTCGCGATGACGCCCGTCGCCGCGCTGATGTTCCGCTTCAACAACCCGGACGCGCTTCTCGCGCTTCTGATGGCCACCGCGGTCTACTGCACCCAGCGCGCCATGGAGAAGGCCCAGACGAAGTGGCTGCTCTGGGCGGGTACGGCGATCGGTTTCGCCTTCCTGGTCAAGACGCTGCAGGCCTTCCTGATCCTGCCGGTGCTGGCCCTGGTCTACGTGATCTTCGCGCCCACCAGTGTCCGCAGGCGCATCGGACAGATACTGGCCGCCGGGCTCGCGATGATCGTCGCGGGCGGCTGGTGGGTCGCGATCGTCGAGCTGTGGCCGGCGTCCTCGCGCCCCTACATCGGCGGCTCGCAGAACAACTCCTTCCTTGAACTGACCTTCGGCTACAACGGACTTGGCCGTATCAACGGCGACGAGACCGGCAGCGTCGGTGGTGGTGGTGGTGGCGGTGGCGGCACCGGAATGTGGGGCGAGACCGGCTGGAACCGGATGTTCAGCTCCACCAGCGGCGGCCAGATCTCCTGGCTGATCCCGGCCGCGCTGATCCTGCTCGTCGCGGCGATCTGGGCCGGCCGCAAGGCCAACCGCACGGACACCGCCCGGGCCGGGCTCCTCCTCTGGGGCGGTTCACTGCTGATCACCATGGTGATCTTCAGCTACATGCAGGGCATCTTCCACGACTACTACACCGTCGCCCTCGCCCCCTACATCGCGCCGCTGGTCGGTATGGGCGCGGCCCTGCTCTGGCGGGAGCGGGACAAGATGTGGGCGTCGCTGTCGCTCGCGGGTGCCATGACGGCCACCGCGGTCTGGGGGTATGTCCTCCTCAACCGTTCCTCCGACTACCTGCCCTGGCTGAAGTGGCTGGTGCTGGTGGGCGGGCTCACGGCCGCGCTGGGGCTCATCTTCGTCAACCGACTTGGGCGTCAACTGGCCCTGGTGGTTGTCGGGTTGAGCTTCGTCACGGCGCTGGCGGGTCCGACCGCGTACTCCCTCACCACCCTCAACGAGGGTCACACCGGCTCGATCGTCACCGCGGGTCCGTCCGTCCAGGGCGGTCGCGGCGGTATGGGTGGCGGTCCTGGTGGCGGCGGTGGCGGTTTGGGCGGCCAGCGGGGTCAGCAGAACGGCACCGGCAACACCCGGGGCGGCGGCATGGGTCAGCCCCCGACCGGCGGTTTCCCCGGCGGCGGCAACAACTCCACCCAGGGCAACGGCAACTCCCAGAGCCAGGGCAACCAGCAGGGCGGCATGCCAGGTGGCGGTGCGACCGGCGAGGGTGGCGGTATGGGCGGCGGCGGTGGCGTGGGCGGTCTGCTCAACGGCGCCAGCGTCAGCAGCGCGGCCAAGACCCTGCTGGAGAAGAACGCCAGTGACTACACCTGGGCGGCGGCTGCCATCGGCGCCCAGAACGCGGCGAGTTACCAGCTCTCCACCGGCGACCCGGTGATGGCCATCGGCGGCTTCAACGGCACCGACCCGTCCCCGACGCTGGCCGAGTTCAAGAAGTACGTGGCCGACGGCAAGATCCACTACTTCATCTCCAGCGGCTCCGGCGGCGGTGGCATGGGCGGCAGCAGCAGCACGACGAGTACGTCGTCCCAGATCAGCTCGTGGATCGAGAGCAACTTCAAGAAGGTGACGGTGGGTTCGGCCACCTTCTACGACCTGACGCAGCCGACGAGCAGTAGCTGA
- a CDS encoding bifunctional glycosyltransferase family 2/GtrA family protein, with the protein MRTDSSSGTLPAREHLPAAAAGTPVLDVVIPVFNEEKDLQPCVLRLHEHLKRTFPYAFRITVADNASTDTTPRVAARLAAEIPEVRSFRLEQKGRGRALRTVWSASDAPVLAYMDVDLSTDLNALLPLVAPLISGHSDLAIGSRLARSSRVVRGAKREFISRTYNLILRGSLQARFSDAQCGFKAIRRDVARILLPLIEDTGWFFDTEMLVLAERAGLRIHEVPVDWVDDPDSTVHIVRTATDDLKGVLRVGKALTTGSLPLDRLTRPFGDDPRDRDIKDVPKGLARQLVGFCVVGGMSTLFYLVLYSAFRGFAGSQIANALALLVSAVANTAANRRLTFGVRGRGGAVRHQAQGLVVFGIGLALTSGSLAALDAATSDPGHSTELAVLIAANLAATVLRFLLFRAWVFPDQHDEPAYSATSMSSPSPSPTSTSSSSSSVGASHTPNSPVYQAYTAGSTRNTGATSPYADATHNNSPYSTDQFRAGEVADRTWGDPTTRLQPVRPHDSQDPRNPR; encoded by the coding sequence ATGCGAACCGACTCTTCTTCCGGCACCCTGCCGGCGCGGGAGCACCTCCCGGCCGCGGCAGCCGGTACGCCTGTCCTGGACGTAGTGATCCCCGTCTTCAACGAGGAGAAGGACCTCCAGCCATGCGTGCTCAGACTCCACGAGCACCTCAAGCGCACGTTCCCGTACGCGTTCCGCATCACGGTCGCGGACAACGCGTCCACGGACACCACTCCCCGGGTGGCGGCGCGGCTGGCGGCGGAGATACCGGAGGTCAGGTCCTTCCGGCTGGAACAGAAGGGGCGCGGCCGGGCCCTGCGGACCGTGTGGTCCGCGTCCGACGCGCCCGTCCTCGCCTACATGGACGTCGACCTGTCGACCGACCTGAACGCCCTGCTGCCGCTGGTGGCACCGCTGATCTCCGGTCACTCGGACCTGGCGATCGGCTCCCGGCTCGCCCGCTCCTCGCGCGTCGTGCGCGGTGCCAAGCGGGAGTTCATCAGCCGGACGTACAACCTGATCCTGCGTGGCTCGCTCCAGGCCCGCTTCTCGGACGCGCAGTGCGGATTCAAGGCCATCCGGCGTGATGTCGCCCGGATCCTGCTGCCGCTCATCGAGGACACCGGCTGGTTCTTCGACACCGAGATGCTGGTGCTCGCCGAGCGCGCGGGCCTGCGCATCCACGAGGTGCCGGTCGACTGGGTCGACGACCCGGACTCGACGGTCCACATCGTCAGGACGGCGACCGACGACCTGAAGGGAGTGCTGCGCGTGGGCAAGGCCCTGACCACCGGCTCGCTGCCGCTGGACCGGCTCACCCGGCCCTTCGGCGACGATCCGCGCGACCGCGACATCAAGGACGTACCGAAGGGGCTGGCCCGCCAACTGGTCGGGTTCTGTGTGGTCGGCGGTATGTCGACCCTCTTCTACCTGGTGCTCTACAGCGCCTTCCGCGGCTTCGCCGGCTCGCAGATCGCCAACGCGCTCGCGCTGCTGGTCTCCGCCGTCGCGAACACCGCGGCCAACCGGCGTCTGACCTTCGGGGTGCGCGGCCGGGGCGGGGCGGTGCGGCACCAGGCGCAGGGCCTGGTCGTCTTCGGCATCGGACTGGCCCTGACAAGCGGCTCGCTCGCCGCCCTCGACGCGGCGACCAGCGACCCCGGCCACTCCACGGAACTGGCGGTGCTCATCGCCGCCAACCTCGCGGCGACCGTGCTGCGGTTCCTGCTCTTCAGGGCCTGGGTGTTCCCGGACCAGCACGACGAACCGGCCTACTCGGCGACGTCCATGTCCTCGCCCTCGCCCTCGCCCACGTCCACGTCCTCGTCCTCGTCCTCGGTGGGCGCCTCGCACACGCCGAACTCGCCCGTCTACCAGGCGTACACCGCAGGCAGTACACGCAACACGGGCGCCACAAGCCCGTACGCAGACGCGACACACAACAACTCCCCTTACTCCACAGACCAGTTCCGCGCCGGTGAAGTCGCGGACCGCACCTGGGGGGACCCGACCACGCGGCTCCAGCCGGTGCGCCCGCACGACAGCCAGGATCCGAGGAACCCGCGATGA